A genomic segment from Juglans regia cultivar Chandler chromosome 14, Walnut 2.0, whole genome shotgun sequence encodes:
- the LOC109000636 gene encoding RING-H2 finger protein ATL57-like: MKPHIRKLLSLSLTSVEPNTATTPSPPPGPPWPLVEAPSSGPYKSSIVLAVLAVLTISVFFLGFLSICIQRFSDNPAAEFSRRRGRRSPYRTSSFPTSELRSWSYRRSGLDPAKLQALPVYPHGGINEKYYETMDCAICLGEFQGEETVKVIPFCKHVFHPHCIDTWLYSHVTCPVCRATRLFDEENGGRSTVGSMTRV, from the coding sequence ATGAAACCCCACATCCGCAAACTACTCAGCTTGTCGCTCACTTCAGTCGAACCCAATACTGCAACGACTCCATCACCTCCGCCCGGGCCACCCTGGCCGTTGGTGGAGGCTCCTAGCAGCGGACCGTACAAGTCCTCTATTGTTCTCGCAGTGCTCGCCGTCCTTACCATTTCAGTTTTCTTCCTCGGCTTCTTGTCGATCTGCATTCAACGCTTCTCCGACAATCCTGCCGCCGAGTTTTCCCGTCGCCGAGGTCGACGGAGCCCGTATAGAACGTCGTCTTTTCCGACGTCGGAACTTCGAAGTTGGTCATACCGGCGCTCGGGATTGGACCCGGCGAAGCTTCAGGCTCTGCCGGTGTACCCTCACGGCGGAATTAATGAGAAGTACTACGAGACCATGGACTGCGCGATTTGCCTCGGCGAATTCCAGGGGGAGGAGACCGTCAAGGTGATACCGTTTTGTAAGCACGTGTTTCATCCCCACTGCATTGACACGTGGCTGTATTCGCACGTGACGTGCCCGGTCTGCCGTGCCACCCGTCTATTTGATGAGGAGAACGGTGGAAGATCTACGGTAGGAAGCATGACACGTGTATAG